In Alkalilimnicola sp. S0819, a single genomic region encodes these proteins:
- the gltX gene encoding glutamate--tRNA ligase codes for MTVKTRFAPSPTGYLHIGGARTALFSWLYARRHGGSFVLRIEDTDRERSSDEAVNAILEGMSWLGLDYDEGPFYQTGRFDRYKVVIEQLLAEGKAYYCYCTRERLEKLREEQMARKEKPRYDRCCINLSERPENAPAPVVRFRNPDDGGVVIDDRVRGRVVYSNTELDDLIIARGDGTPTYNFTVVVDDTDMGITHVIRGDDHLNNTPRQMNIMRALGHEPPVYAHVPMILDEEGKKLSKRTGAASVMEYRDKGYMPEAVINYLVRLGWSHGDQEIFGLDEMVNLFDIDDINASASRLNPGKLGWLNEHYLKSLPVEHVARHLSHHLGEQGIDPATGPDVLALTRVQRERCKTLAELAEQSVVFYRDFDAYDEKAARKNFKGEALTVLKSLRSAFAELAEWDGVKLHELVQLTAERLELKLGKVAQPLRVAVMGGPVSPSIDATLDLLGREKTLARLDRAIAHIESAEQG; via the coding sequence ATGACCGTCAAGACTCGCTTCGCCCCCAGCCCCACCGGTTATCTGCACATCGGCGGCGCCCGCACCGCGCTGTTCTCCTGGCTCTATGCCCGCCGCCACGGCGGCAGCTTCGTGCTGCGCATCGAGGACACGGACCGGGAGCGGTCCAGCGACGAGGCGGTGAATGCCATCCTGGAGGGCATGAGCTGGCTGGGCCTGGACTATGACGAGGGCCCCTTCTACCAGACCGGCCGCTTCGACCGCTACAAGGTGGTCATCGAGCAGCTACTGGCCGAGGGCAAGGCCTATTATTGCTACTGTACCCGGGAGCGGCTGGAGAAACTGCGCGAAGAGCAGATGGCGCGCAAGGAAAAGCCCCGCTACGACCGCTGCTGCATCAACCTCAGCGAGCGCCCGGAAAACGCGCCGGCCCCGGTGGTGCGTTTTCGCAACCCGGACGATGGCGGGGTGGTCATCGATGACCGGGTGCGCGGCCGCGTGGTCTACAGCAACACCGAGCTGGATGACCTGATCATCGCCCGGGGCGACGGCACCCCCACCTACAACTTCACCGTGGTGGTGGACGATACCGATATGGGCATCACCCACGTCATCCGGGGCGACGACCATCTCAACAACACGCCGCGGCAGATGAATATCATGCGCGCCCTGGGCCACGAGCCCCCGGTTTACGCCCATGTGCCCATGATCCTCGACGAGGAGGGCAAGAAGCTCTCCAAGCGCACCGGGGCGGCCAGCGTGATGGAGTACCGGGACAAGGGTTACATGCCGGAGGCGGTGATCAACTATCTGGTGCGCCTGGGCTGGTCCCACGGCGATCAGGAAATCTTCGGGCTGGACGAAATGGTGAACCTGTTCGATATCGACGATATCAACGCCTCCGCCTCGCGCTTGAACCCGGGCAAGCTCGGCTGGTTGAACGAGCACTATCTGAAAAGCCTGCCGGTGGAGCACGTCGCCCGGCACCTGAGCCACCATCTGGGCGAGCAGGGCATAGACCCGGCCACCGGCCCGGATGTGCTCGCGCTGACGCGGGTGCAGCGTGAGCGCTGCAAGACCCTGGCGGAGCTCGCCGAGCAGAGCGTGGTTTTCTACCGGGATTTCGATGCCTACGACGAAAAGGCGGCCAGGAAGAACTTCAAGGGCGAGGCCCTGACCGTGCTGAAGTCCCTGCGCAGCGCCTTCGCGGAGCTTGCCGAATGGGACGGCGTGAAGCTGCACGAGCTGGTGCAGCTCACCGCCGAGCGGCTGGAGTTGAAGCTGGGCAAGGTGGCGCAGCCGCTGCGGGTGGCGGTGATGGGGGGGCCGGTCTCGCCCTCCATCGATGCCACCCTGGATCTTCTGGGGCGGGAGAAGACCCTGGCGCGGCTGGATCGGGCCATCGCCCACATCGAATCCGCCGAACAGGGTTGA
- the flgC gene encoding flagellar basal body rod protein FlgC: MSLLHVFNIAGSAMNAQSLRLNTTASNLANAESVAGSEVEAYRARQPVFAAALKASQAGANEAAGVGVRVQGIVESEAPVQALYQPDHPMADGNGYVYRSNVNAVEEMTNMISASRSFQNNVEVMNTSRELLLQTLRLGQ; encoded by the coding sequence ATGTCCCTGTTGCATGTGTTCAACATCGCCGGCTCCGCCATGAACGCCCAGTCCCTGCGGCTGAACACCACGGCGAGCAACCTGGCCAATGCCGAGAGCGTCGCCGGCAGCGAGGTCGAGGCCTACCGCGCCCGCCAGCCGGTGTTCGCCGCCGCGCTCAAGGCCAGCCAGGCCGGCGCCAACGAGGCCGCCGGCGTGGGCGTGCGGGTGCAGGGCATCGTCGAGAGCGAGGCGCCGGTGCAGGCCCTGTACCAGCCGGACCATCCCATGGCCGATGGCAACGGCTATGTATACCGCTCCAACGTCAACGCCGTGGAGGAGATGACCAATATGATCTCCGCCTCGCGCAGCTTCCAGAACAACGTGGAGGTCATGAACACCTCCCGTGAACTCCTGCTGCAGACCCTGCGGCTGGGCCAATAA
- the flgM gene encoding flagellar biosynthesis anti-sigma factor FlgM: MSNPIDNGSRINGGAPLGGLRKAHAGAVQGTDLAAEAERKDAGNATQTSGSNASERLQAVRDRIDNTPEVDMERVEAIKQQIADGEYPLNPERIAEKFLELEGMLND, encoded by the coding sequence ATGAGCAACCCCATCGACAACGGCTCGCGCATCAACGGCGGCGCGCCGCTAGGCGGCCTGCGCAAGGCCCATGCTGGCGCGGTGCAAGGCACCGACCTGGCCGCGGAGGCCGAGCGCAAGGATGCCGGCAACGCCACCCAGACCAGCGGCAGCAACGCGTCCGAGCGGCTGCAGGCGGTGCGCGATCGCATCGATAACACCCCGGAAGTGGACATGGAGCGGGTGGAGGCCATCAAGCAGCAGATCGCCGACGGCGAATACCCGCTGAACCCGGAGCGCATCGCCGAGAAGTTCCTGGAACTGGAAGGCATGCTCAACGACTGA
- a CDS encoding chemotaxis protein CheV produces the protein MAGIMASVDQRTQLAGRNRMELLLFRMNGRQRFGINVFKVREVLPVGRLNRLPHAHPAVRGVAHIRGKTVSVIDLNMATSGIPLREGEKGSIIITEYNRTVQGFLVAAVDRIINMNWQDVLPPPSGGANSYMTAVAKVEQELVQIVDVEKVLAEINAAGGVNFNEEAVQSREDAGAWHVLVADDSVVARNQIKRTLERIGVEVTLANDGEQALKTLKEWSQDPESPFKRLLLVISDIEMPRMDGYTLTRRIRDDDELMRLHVLLHTSLSGVFNKEMVQRVGADDFLAKFHPEELAEKVNGRLEQMGQAV, from the coding sequence ATGGCAGGCATTATGGCGAGTGTGGACCAGCGTACCCAGCTGGCCGGGCGCAACCGGATGGAGCTGCTGCTGTTTCGCATGAACGGCCGGCAACGCTTCGGTATCAACGTTTTCAAGGTGCGCGAGGTGCTCCCCGTGGGGCGGCTGAACCGCCTGCCCCACGCTCATCCGGCGGTGCGCGGCGTTGCCCACATCCGTGGCAAGACCGTCTCGGTGATAGACCTGAACATGGCCACCTCGGGCATTCCCCTGCGCGAGGGGGAAAAGGGTTCGATCATCATCACCGAGTACAACCGCACGGTGCAGGGCTTCCTGGTGGCCGCCGTCGACCGGATCATCAACATGAACTGGCAGGACGTGCTGCCCCCGCCCAGCGGCGGCGCCAACAGTTACATGACCGCCGTGGCGAAGGTGGAGCAGGAGCTGGTGCAGATCGTCGATGTGGAGAAGGTGCTCGCCGAGATCAACGCCGCCGGCGGCGTGAACTTCAACGAGGAAGCGGTGCAGAGCCGGGAAGACGCCGGTGCCTGGCATGTGCTGGTGGCCGACGACTCCGTGGTGGCGCGCAACCAGATCAAGCGCACCCTGGAGCGCATCGGCGTGGAGGTCACCCTGGCCAACGACGGCGAACAGGCCCTCAAGACACTCAAGGAGTGGAGCCAGGATCCGGAGTCTCCGTTCAAGCGCCTGCTGCTGGTGATTTCCGACATCGAGATGCCCCGGATGGACGGCTATACCCTGACCCGCCGAATCCGTGACGACGATGAGCTAATGCGCCTGCATGTGCTGTTGCATACCTCCCTGAGCGGCGTGTTCAACAAGGAGATGGTGCAGCGGGTGGGTGCCGATGACTTTCTCGCCAAGTTCCATCCCGAGGAGCTGGCCGAGAAGGTGAACGGGCGGCTGGAACAGATGGGCCAAGCCGTATAA
- a CDS encoding flagellar brake protein → MAAYQDTPAQQIRNAGQRAALLKRLVKDRALLSVRLPGREGRYTSVLLSVDANKNTLLLDELTPEAGHRLMEEGVEVAVIGRCRGVELRFRCTVQRLEREGDVYGYRCPLPTSLDYYQRRENHRVPVRLSFQHEVSLGGTEEQIGARLTDISTGGLGGVLGDVTAGLQRGERYTCRIQLSDRPPIDVRVEIRFLGRGGVQNQRFGAQFVDLRPGHARQIERLVSELERQALRGE, encoded by the coding sequence ATGGCTGCCTACCAAGATACCCCCGCGCAACAGATCCGCAACGCCGGCCAGCGCGCCGCCCTGCTCAAACGCCTGGTGAAGGACCGCGCCCTGCTGTCGGTGCGCCTCCCCGGACGAGAGGGCCGATACACCAGCGTGCTGCTCAGCGTGGACGCGAACAAAAACACCCTGCTGCTGGACGAGCTTACCCCGGAGGCGGGCCACCGGCTGATGGAGGAAGGCGTGGAGGTCGCGGTGATCGGTCGCTGCCGGGGCGTGGAACTGCGCTTTCGCTGCACGGTCCAGCGCCTTGAGCGCGAGGGCGATGTCTACGGTTATCGCTGCCCCCTGCCCACCAGCCTGGACTACTACCAGCGTCGGGAGAATCACCGGGTGCCGGTGCGACTGAGCTTTCAGCACGAGGTCTCCCTGGGCGGCACCGAGGAGCAGATCGGCGCCCGCCTGACGGATATTTCCACGGGCGGACTGGGGGGCGTGCTGGGCGATGTGACCGCCGGCCTGCAGCGCGGCGAGCGCTATACCTGCCGCATTCAACTCAGTGACCGCCCGCCCATCGACGTGCGGGTGGAGATCCGCTTTCTGGGGCGTGGGGGCGTCCAGAATCAGCGCTTCGGCGCCCAGTTCGTCGACCTGCGCCCCGGCCATGCCCGCCAGATAGAGCGCCTGGTCAGCGAACTGGAGCGCCAGGCTCTGCGGGGGGAATAA
- a CDS encoding CheR family methyltransferase yields MTAIKAEDYERFCRFLERSSGIVLGEHKQYLVSSRLGHTMSRHGFTDLGALVEALDRAGAQSLRGEVIEAMTTNETQWFRDGYPFLILQNYLFPEWLQARRWRTRIWSAACSSGQEAYSVAMTNQEFNDQGNSLDTEIIGTDIAPAMISHANAARYGTAAMNRGLSRERQERFFTPVDEAHWEVKPEIRRRAHFRLHNLLESYSLLGRFDLIMCRNVLIYFSAESRQDIISRMSRILNPGGYLMLGASESLARHSDAFEMVRTANGSIYRLKA; encoded by the coding sequence ATGACCGCCATCAAGGCCGAAGACTATGAACGATTTTGCCGATTTCTGGAGCGCTCCAGCGGCATTGTCCTGGGCGAGCACAAGCAGTATCTGGTAAGCAGCCGACTCGGCCACACCATGAGCCGCCACGGTTTCACGGACCTGGGCGCGCTGGTGGAGGCCCTGGATCGGGCAGGCGCCCAAAGCCTGCGTGGCGAGGTCATCGAGGCCATGACCACCAACGAAACCCAGTGGTTTCGTGATGGCTACCCCTTCCTGATCCTGCAGAACTATCTGTTCCCCGAGTGGCTGCAGGCCCGACGCTGGCGCACCCGCATCTGGTCGGCCGCCTGTTCCTCCGGGCAGGAGGCCTACTCCGTGGCCATGACCAACCAGGAGTTCAATGACCAGGGCAATTCCTTGGACACCGAGATTATCGGCACCGATATCGCCCCGGCCATGATCAGCCACGCCAACGCCGCCCGCTATGGCACTGCCGCCATGAACCGCGGCCTGAGCCGCGAGCGCCAGGAGCGCTTCTTCACCCCGGTGGATGAAGCGCACTGGGAAGTGAAGCCGGAGATCCGTCGCCGCGCGCACTTTCGGCTGCACAACCTGCTGGAGAGCTACAGCCTGCTGGGGCGCTTCGATCTGATCATGTGCCGCAATGTGCTCATTTATTTTTCAGCCGAATCCCGCCAGGACATCATCTCCCGCATGAGCCGCATCCTGAACCCGGGCGGCTACCTGATGCTGGGGGCCAGCGAATCCCTGGCCCGGCACAGCGACGCCTTCGAGATGGTCCGCACAGCCAACGGCTCCATCTATCGCCTGAAAGCCTGA
- a CDS encoding flagella synthesis protein FlgN has protein sequence MAGLLTQTLAACEELTVVLGDEQRSIADADGDALPALIQRKLELLQQLESLEQDRRRLLGHEAAANEGAMQAFIAGCARGDALEAQWQALLGQLRQLQAVNEASGALINRGLHQTEASLSVLTGRDRQNTYESGGQRPGYGPGRELSRA, from the coding sequence ATGGCGGGGCTCCTGACGCAGACCCTGGCGGCCTGCGAAGAGCTGACCGTGGTGCTGGGCGATGAGCAACGCAGCATCGCCGACGCCGATGGCGACGCCCTGCCCGCGCTGATCCAGCGCAAGCTGGAGCTGCTGCAGCAGCTGGAGAGCCTGGAGCAGGATCGGCGCCGGCTGCTGGGCCACGAGGCCGCCGCGAATGAAGGGGCGATGCAGGCCTTCATCGCCGGCTGTGCCCGGGGCGATGCCCTGGAGGCGCAATGGCAGGCGCTGCTGGGGCAATTGCGCCAGCTGCAGGCGGTGAACGAGGCCAGCGGCGCACTGATCAACCGCGGCCTGCACCAGACCGAAGCCTCCCTGAGCGTGCTCACCGGGCGCGATCGGCAGAACACCTACGAGTCCGGCGGCCAGCGCCCCGGCTACGGCCCGGGGCGCGAACTCAGCCGTGCCTGA
- the flgA gene encoding flagellar basal body P-ring formation chaperone FlgA codes for MQQQGISRLFGKRRRRDVVFLTRALLLALCLIPGAAPAEALQSLESIRQKVQAYLQENHAGLGENTRVEIGRLDRRLRLAACGEPLAVSSPYGKPRSGSVTLEVSCAGPKAWRLYVPARIESYLPVLSLSRNLPRGAMLKESDLQPLRQNIAALPHGYFTDAAELVGMELRRPLRAGAVVSPGAVKAPTLVRRGQNVRLVVESGGVRISSQLEALQDGAEGELIRLKNPRSGRIVQGRVSGRDTVRIKL; via the coding sequence ATGCAGCAGCAAGGTATTTCCAGGCTATTCGGCAAGCGCCGGCGACGCGACGTCGTCTTTTTGACACGTGCCCTGCTCCTCGCCCTGTGTCTGATCCCCGGCGCCGCGCCGGCGGAGGCGCTGCAGTCGCTGGAGAGCATCCGGCAAAAGGTACAGGCATATCTGCAGGAAAACCATGCGGGGCTGGGGGAAAATACCCGGGTGGAGATTGGCCGCCTGGACCGGCGCCTGCGCCTGGCGGCCTGTGGCGAGCCGCTGGCGGTGTCCTCGCCCTACGGCAAGCCGCGCAGCGGCAGCGTGACCCTGGAGGTGAGCTGCGCCGGCCCCAAGGCCTGGCGCCTGTACGTGCCTGCCCGCATCGAGAGCTACCTGCCGGTGCTGAGCCTGAGCCGGAACCTGCCCCGGGGCGCCATGCTAAAGGAATCCGATCTGCAGCCGCTAAGACAGAACATTGCTGCACTGCCGCACGGCTATTTTACCGATGCCGCGGAGCTGGTGGGCATGGAACTGCGGCGCCCCTTGCGCGCCGGCGCGGTGGTCTCCCCCGGCGCGGTAAAGGCCCCGACCCTGGTGCGCCGGGGCCAGAACGTGAGGCTGGTGGTGGAGAGCGGCGGCGTGCGGATCAGCTCGCAGCTGGAGGCGCTGCAGGACGGGGCCGAGGGCGAGCTGATAAGGCTGAAAAATCCACGCTCGGGGCGTATTGTGCAGGGCAGGGTCAGCGGCCGGGACACGGTACGCATCAAACTGTAA
- the flgB gene encoding flagellar basal body rod protein FlgB, with amino-acid sequence MSISFDKTFGVHAAALKLRAERTKLLAENLANADTPNYKARDLDFQAALRQAQGGQGEMRATHARHIQPEGGGAFQPRALYRVPQQPSLDGNTVETQVEQAKFAENSVHYQASLNFLTGRIQGLLGALRGE; translated from the coding sequence ATGAGCATCTCTTTCGACAAGACCTTCGGTGTGCATGCGGCCGCACTCAAGTTGCGCGCCGAGCGCACCAAACTGCTGGCCGAGAACCTGGCCAACGCCGATACGCCCAACTACAAGGCCCGCGACCTGGACTTCCAGGCGGCGCTGCGTCAGGCCCAGGGCGGGCAGGGCGAGATGCGCGCCACCCACGCCCGGCATATCCAGCCCGAGGGCGGCGGCGCCTTCCAGCCCCGTGCGCTCTACCGCGTGCCTCAGCAGCCGAGCCTGGACGGCAACACCGTGGAAACCCAGGTGGAGCAGGCCAAGTTCGCCGAGAACAGCGTGCACTACCAGGCGTCGCTCAATTTCCTGACCGGGCGGATCCAGGGTCTGCTCGGCGCGCTCAGAGGGGAGTAA